The Prevotella sp. E9-3 genome has a window encoding:
- a CDS encoding DUF5715 family protein codes for MKHKDVKNKYIEWFGIIVIVLALGRCAYDGVNSTSCETIQTTIFNNQEEVVLTENTHHLLDNGEKPHRILSVSSYKNSFPDSNSVQLVAAQQWGVTPVIDRADAEQRKNELVYIGASPYYHVDPLHQSIPYLVPRAAILLEDIGRAFYDSLYVKGVNLHRFIVTSVLRTQNDVKKLRRFNGNATENSCHLYGTTLDICYNRYIAVQDPEGEKRRTVRNDTLKWILTEVLRDKREEGRCYIKYEVKQGCYHLTVR; via the coding sequence ATGAAGCATAAAGACGTTAAAAATAAATATATCGAATGGTTCGGCATCATCGTTATCGTGTTGGCTTTGGGACGATGCGCTTATGATGGCGTGAATAGCACTTCATGCGAAACCATTCAGACAACAATTTTTAATAACCAAGAAGAAGTCGTTCTGACTGAAAACACTCACCATTTATTGGACAACGGCGAAAAGCCACATCGCATACTATCGGTATCCAGTTACAAAAATTCATTTCCAGATAGTAATTCTGTACAACTTGTGGCTGCTCAACAATGGGGGGTAACACCTGTTATTGATCGAGCAGATGCAGAACAGCGTAAAAATGAGTTGGTATATATTGGAGCTTCACCTTATTACCACGTAGATCCTCTTCATCAAAGCATTCCATATTTAGTACCACGCGCTGCTATTTTATTAGAAGACATTGGTCGAGCATTTTATGATAGTCTCTACGTAAAGGGGGTAAATCTTCATCGTTTTATAGTTACTAGTGTTTTACGTACACAGAATGATGTTAAGAAGCTACGAAGATTCAATGGTAATGCTACAGAGAATTCCTGTCATCTATATGGTACTACTCTTGATATCTGTTACAACCGATATATTGCAGTTCAAGATCCAGAAGGTGAAAAAAGAAGAACTGTACGAAATGATACACTAAAGTGGATACTGACTGAAGTACTTCGTGATAAACGCGAAGAAGGGCGTTGCTACATAAAATACGAAGTAAAACAGGGTTGTTATCATCTTACAGTACGTTAA
- the ubiE gene encoding bifunctional demethylmenaquinone methyltransferase/2-methoxy-6-polyprenyl-1,4-benzoquinol methylase UbiE, with product MYRQEAIKPYHEGEKGQQVEAMFNNIAPTYDKLNHRLSWDIDKRWRKKAIRLLSPFHPQKILDIATGTGDFAILAAKTLNPQKLIGADISEGMMNVGREKVKMLGLQDIISFEKEDCLALSYPTESFDAVTAAFGIRNFANLEQGLTEMCRVLKKGGHLSIAELTTPVSFPMKQLFNIYSHSVLPFYGRVISKDKSAYSYLTKTIEAFPQGEQMMEILKKAGFSETSFYRLTFGICTIYFATK from the coding sequence ATGTACAGGCAAGAAGCAATTAAGCCCTACCATGAGGGTGAAAAAGGCCAACAGGTTGAAGCGATGTTCAATAACATCGCTCCAACTTATGATAAGCTAAATCATCGCTTATCGTGGGATATTGACAAAAGATGGAGAAAGAAAGCCATCCGTCTGCTATCCCCTTTTCATCCTCAAAAGATATTAGATATTGCAACAGGTACGGGCGATTTTGCTATCCTTGCAGCAAAAACGCTAAATCCTCAAAAACTTATTGGAGCAGATATTAGTGAAGGTATGATGAATGTTGGACGAGAAAAAGTTAAAATGCTCGGCCTTCAGGATATCATAAGTTTTGAAAAAGAAGACTGTTTGGCACTATCCTACCCTACAGAATCCTTCGATGCGGTGACTGCTGCTTTTGGCATTCGAAACTTCGCTAATTTAGAACAGGGACTTACGGAGATGTGTCGTGTCCTCAAAAAAGGCGGACACCTTAGTATCGCAGAACTGACTACTCCTGTAAGTTTCCCCATGAAACAACTTTTCAACATTTATAGTCATTCAGTCTTACCATTTTATGGACGTGTGATTTCTAAAGACAAAAGCGCTTATTCTTATCTCACAAAAACCATCGAGGCTTTCCCTCAAGGCGAGCAAATGATGGAAATACTTAAAAAGGCTGGATTCAGTGAAACTTCATTCTATCGGCTGACTTTCGGTATTTGCACAATTTATTTCGCAACAAAATAA
- a CDS encoding phosphoribosylaminoimidazolesuccinocarboxamide synthase produces MKALTKTDFNFEGQKSVYHGKVRDVYNINDDLMVMVATDRISAFDVVLPKGIPFKGQVLNQIAAKFLDATTDICPNWKLSTPDPMVTVGLKCEGFRVEMIIRSILTGSAWREYKNGCRELCGVKLPDGMRENERFPEPIITPTTKADEGHDMNISKEEIIAQGIVSAEDYAIMEDYTRKIFARGQEIAAKRGLILVDTKYEFGKRDGKVYLIDEIHTPDSSRYFYAEGYEEKLAKGEPQKQLSKEFVRQWLIEHDFMNEPGQKMPEITDEYAESVSERYIELYENIVGEKFDRAAEEGDIAARIEKNVSEYLKNRK; encoded by the coding sequence ATGAAAGCATTAACAAAGACTGACTTCAACTTCGAGGGACAGAAAAGCGTGTATCATGGTAAGGTACGCGACGTGTACAACATTAATGATGACCTGATGGTTATGGTGGCCACAGACCGTATCTCGGCTTTTGATGTGGTACTTCCAAAGGGTATTCCTTTTAAGGGACAGGTGTTAAATCAGATTGCTGCAAAATTCTTGGATGCAACAACAGATATCTGTCCAAACTGGAAACTTTCTACCCCCGACCCCATGGTAACGGTAGGCTTGAAATGTGAGGGATTCCGCGTAGAAATGATTATTCGTAGTATTCTTACAGGTTCTGCGTGGCGCGAATATAAAAATGGATGCAGAGAATTGTGTGGTGTGAAACTGCCTGATGGAATGCGTGAAAACGAACGTTTCCCTGAACCTATCATTACACCTACAACAAAGGCAGATGAAGGGCATGATATGAATATCTCAAAAGAAGAGATTATTGCTCAGGGAATTGTTTCGGCTGAGGATTACGCAATCATGGAAGACTACACTCGTAAAATTTTCGCTCGTGGTCAGGAAATTGCAGCTAAACGCGGTCTAATTCTTGTTGACACCAAGTATGAATTTGGAAAGCGTGATGGAAAGGTATATTTGATAGATGAGATTCATACCCCAGATTCAAGTCGCTATTTTTACGCTGAAGGCTATGAAGAAAAACTGGCTAAAGGTGAACCTCAGAAACAACTTTCAAAAGAGTTCGTTCGTCAGTGGCTCATTGAACACGACTTTATGAATGAACCTGGTCAAAAGATGCCAGAAATAACCGACGAGTATGCTGAAAGTGTTTCTGAGCGCTACATAGAACTCTACGAAAATATAGTAGGAGAAAAGTTTGATCGTGCTGCTGAAGAAGGTGACATAGCAGCTCGTATTGAGAAGAATGTCAGCGAGTACTTAAAGAATAGAAAATAA
- a CDS encoding LemA family protein, protein MNKTLIGVIVVLVLIAVWAISAYNGMVGVEEEATTALANVQSTYQRRADLIPNLVETVKGYAGHEKETLEGVVSARSKATSINLDAESLTPEKMKRFQSAQGELSTALGRLIAIQENYPELKANENFRDLQVQLEGTENRINEARNKYNAAVQQYNLKIRRFPNSILSGLFGFEKMQKFEAETGAEKAPQVKF, encoded by the coding sequence ATCAACAAAACCCTTATCGGAGTTATCGTTGTCCTTGTTCTCATTGCTGTATGGGCAATTAGTGCTTACAATGGAATGGTTGGCGTAGAGGAAGAAGCTACAACTGCTTTAGCCAATGTGCAGTCTACCTATCAGCGTCGAGCTGACTTGATCCCGAATTTAGTTGAGACGGTTAAAGGTTATGCTGGTCATGAGAAAGAAACTCTTGAAGGTGTGGTTTCGGCTCGTTCCAAAGCAACAAGCATCAATCTTGATGCCGAATCTTTAACACCCGAGAAGATGAAACGATTCCAATCGGCACAAGGAGAACTATCAACAGCATTAGGTAGATTAATAGCAATTCAAGAAAACTATCCCGAATTAAAAGCTAATGAGAATTTCCGCGATTTACAAGTTCAATTGGAGGGTACGGAAAATCGCATTAATGAGGCACGAAACAAATACAATGCGGCAGTACAGCAATATAATTTGAAAATTCGCCGCTTCCCTAATTCAATTCTCTCTGGTTTGTTCGGTTTTGAAAAAATGCAGAAATTCGAAGCTGAAACTGGTGCAGAAAAAGCTCCACAGGTAAAATTCTAA
- the ilvN gene encoding acetolactate synthase small subunit: MEQEKKFYTLLVYSENIAGILNQITAVFTRRQVNIESLNVSASSIEGVHKYTITAWCYDDQVVKIVNQIEKKIDVIKATYFTDDQLFIRETGLYKLSTDEVMQNSEISRIVRHYDAQITEVNPTYVIVMKSGNTEDIMNLFNALNEFNCVLQYTRSGRIAVTRSTQEQVSEFLEQREKAER, encoded by the coding sequence ATGGAACAAGAAAAGAAATTCTATACACTCTTAGTATATTCAGAGAATATTGCCGGTATTCTGAATCAGATAACGGCAGTCTTTACGCGTCGGCAAGTTAATATTGAGAGCTTGAACGTGTCTGCTTCAAGCATAGAGGGAGTACATAAATATACAATTACTGCATGGTGTTATGATGACCAAGTCGTAAAAATTGTGAATCAGATTGAGAAAAAAATAGATGTAATTAAAGCTACTTATTTTACTGATGATCAACTATTTATTCGTGAGACTGGTCTATACAAACTTTCAACAGATGAAGTGATGCAGAATTCAGAAATCTCACGTATTGTTCGCCATTACGATGCACAGATAACTGAAGTTAATCCTACTTACGTTATCGTGATGAAGAGTGGTAATACAGAAGATATTATGAACCTGTTTAATGCTTTAAACGAGTTTAACTGTGTGCTGCAGTATACTCGTTCGGGGCGTATTGCTGTTACAAGAAGTACACAAGAACAAGTAAGTGAGTTTCTTGAGCAAAGAGAAAAGGCAGAACGTTAA
- the prfA gene encoding peptide chain release factor 1, producing MDRNHILQKLDGLESRFEEVSTLITDPAVIADQNRFVKLTKEYKDLGDIMDARKRYISCLNGIKEAKDILANESDPEMKDMAREELAINEELLPKLEEEIKIALIPKDPEDAKNVQMEIRAGTGGDEACLFAGDLFKMYKSYCESKGWQLSVTDFNEGAVGGFKEIDFAVSGADVYGTLKYESGVHRVQRVPVTESNGRMQTSAATVAVLPEADKFEVHVNEGEIKWDTFRSSGAGGQNVNKVESGVRLRYMWKNPNTGETEEILIECTETRDQPKNKERALSRLYTFIYDKEHQKYMDDIASRRKSLVSTGDRSAKIRTYNFPQGRVTDHRIGFTTHDLQGFLGGDIQSMIDALTVAENAERMKEAEL from the coding sequence ATGGATAGAAATCATATATTGCAAAAACTGGATGGCTTAGAATCCCGTTTTGAAGAAGTTTCAACTTTGATTACTGACCCCGCAGTGATTGCGGATCAGAATCGTTTTGTCAAGTTGACAAAAGAATATAAGGATCTTGGAGATATTATGGATGCCCGTAAAAGATATATTTCTTGTCTAAACGGCATTAAAGAGGCTAAAGATATTTTAGCTAATGAAAGTGATCCGGAAATGAAGGATATGGCCCGCGAAGAGTTGGCTATTAATGAGGAGTTGCTTCCTAAGCTAGAAGAAGAAATTAAAATAGCTCTTATTCCAAAAGATCCTGAAGATGCTAAGAATGTTCAAATGGAGATTCGAGCTGGAACAGGTGGTGATGAGGCTTGTCTGTTTGCTGGTGACCTATTTAAAATGTATAAGAGTTATTGTGAGTCAAAAGGTTGGCAACTTTCTGTAACAGACTTCAATGAAGGTGCGGTTGGTGGCTTCAAGGAAATAGACTTTGCTGTAAGTGGTGCTGACGTCTATGGTACTCTTAAATATGAGTCTGGTGTTCATCGCGTTCAGAGAGTACCTGTAACGGAATCAAATGGTCGTATGCAGACGTCAGCAGCAACTGTAGCAGTTTTGCCTGAAGCAGATAAATTTGAGGTTCATGTAAATGAAGGTGAAATCAAGTGGGATACATTCCGATCAAGTGGTGCTGGTGGTCAGAACGTAAATAAAGTTGAATCAGGTGTACGTCTTCGCTATATGTGGAAAAATCCCAATACTGGTGAAACTGAGGAAATCCTTATTGAATGTACCGAAACACGCGATCAACCGAAGAATAAGGAGCGAGCTCTTTCAAGACTTTATACGTTCATATACGATAAAGAGCATCAAAAGTATATGGATGATATTGCTTCACGCCGAAAAAGTCTTGTTTCGACAGGCGATCGTTCAGCCAAGATACGTACCTATAACTTTCCACAAGGTAGAGTAACTGATCATCGAATTGGTTTTACAACTCACGACCTTCAGGGTTTCTTGGGTGGCGACATCCAATCAATGATTGATGCGCTGACTGTAGCTGAGAACGCTGAAAGAATGAAAGAAGCAGAATTGTAA
- a CDS encoding PhoH family protein, whose translation MIEKHIVLEDIDPVVFYGVGNSHLQMVKALYPKLRIVARDNVIRVLGDEEQMAAFEESTEKMRQHVLKFNSLKEEDILDIIKGKRTKDEVPDGVVCYSMAGRPIKARTENQQLLIDSFNTNDMVFAVGPAGTGKTYLSIALAVKSLKDKTAKKIILSRPAVEAGEKLGFLPGDMKDKIDPYLQPLYDALEDMLPQVKLQDMMEKHVIQIAPLAFMRGRTLSDAVVILDEAQNTTPAQLRMFLTRMGWNTKMVITGDTSQIDLPRTQKSGLIEALHVLGQTEGIGVVRLDRTDIVRHKLVTRIVNAYETFDKEYKNNESINKD comes from the coding sequence TTGATAGAGAAGCATATAGTTTTGGAAGATATCGACCCCGTGGTTTTCTACGGTGTAGGCAATTCTCATCTTCAAATGGTAAAAGCATTATATCCAAAATTGCGGATAGTTGCTCGTGATAATGTGATACGCGTACTTGGCGACGAGGAACAAATGGCAGCCTTTGAAGAAAGTACAGAAAAGATGCGTCAACACGTTTTGAAATTTAATTCTTTAAAAGAGGAAGATATACTAGATATTATTAAAGGAAAACGCACAAAAGATGAGGTGCCGGATGGAGTCGTTTGTTACTCGATGGCAGGAAGGCCCATTAAAGCACGAACTGAAAACCAGCAGCTACTCATTGATTCTTTTAATACAAATGATATGGTGTTTGCTGTAGGCCCAGCAGGAACCGGTAAAACTTATCTTTCAATAGCCTTAGCCGTAAAATCATTAAAAGACAAAACTGCAAAGAAAATTATTCTTTCACGCCCCGCAGTTGAAGCTGGTGAGAAATTAGGATTTTTGCCGGGCGATATGAAAGATAAGATTGATCCATACTTACAACCTCTTTATGATGCACTTGAAGACATGCTCCCTCAGGTAAAATTGCAGGATATGATGGAGAAACATGTTATTCAAATTGCCCCTTTAGCTTTTATGAGAGGTCGAACTTTAAGTGATGCTGTAGTTATCCTAGATGAAGCTCAAAATACGACCCCTGCTCAGTTGCGTATGTTCCTTACGAGAATGGGATGGAATACCAAAATGGTGATTACAGGTGATACCTCGCAAATAGATTTGCCTCGTACGCAAAAAAGTGGACTTATTGAAGCTCTTCATGTATTGGGGCAAACAGAAGGAATTGGTGTCGTAAGACTCGATAGAACGGATATTGTACGCCATAAGTTGGTGACAAGAATAGTAAATGCATACGAAACATTCGATAAAGAATATAAAAACAATGAAAGCATTAACAAAGACTGA
- the pyrF gene encoding orotidine-5'-phosphate decarboxylase — protein MDRKELIEQIRAKKSFLCVGLDTDINKIPECVKKLVDDKCEDEEDRLSMYIYAFNKIIIDATAPYCVAYKPNLAFYECYGIDGLYAYERTVEYLKEKYPNHFIIADAKRGDIGNTSKMYAQSFFEGNSQVDAVTVAPYMGEDSVSPFLSYEGKWVILLALTSNKGSHDFQLTADSDGERLFEKVLRVSQQWGTDQNMMYVVGATQGQMFEDIRKVAPNHFLLVPGVGAQGGSLQEVCKYGITKDCGLLVNSSRGIIYASNGDDFAEVAAKKAKELQEEMAAELKKISF, from the coding sequence ATGGACAGGAAAGAATTAATAGAACAAATTCGCGCAAAGAAAAGTTTTCTTTGCGTTGGTCTAGATACAGACATCAATAAAATCCCCGAGTGTGTTAAAAAACTTGTTGATGATAAGTGTGAGGATGAAGAAGATCGATTATCGATGTATATCTACGCGTTCAACAAGATTATTATCGATGCTACAGCACCCTACTGTGTTGCTTATAAACCCAACCTCGCTTTTTATGAATGCTATGGCATAGATGGACTTTATGCTTACGAGCGTACTGTGGAGTATCTGAAAGAGAAGTATCCTAATCATTTTATTATTGCTGATGCAAAACGTGGTGATATTGGCAACACTTCTAAGATGTATGCACAATCATTTTTCGAAGGTAATTCTCAGGTAGATGCTGTAACAGTTGCTCCATATATGGGGGAAGATAGTGTGAGCCCTTTCCTGAGTTATGAAGGTAAGTGGGTTATTCTACTGGCTCTTACTTCCAATAAAGGTTCACATGATTTTCAGCTTACAGCAGATTCTGATGGTGAGCGACTCTTTGAGAAAGTATTGCGAGTAAGTCAGCAATGGGGAACTGATCAGAATATGATGTACGTGGTTGGTGCCACTCAGGGACAGATGTTCGAGGATATTCGTAAGGTGGCTCCTAATCATTTCTTACTGGTTCCTGGCGTTGGAGCTCAGGGTGGTTCATTACAGGAAGTGTGCAAATATGGAATTACCAAAGATTGTGGTTTGTTGGTAAACTCTTCTCGAGGCATTATCTATGCTTCCAATGGCGACGATTTTGCTGAAGTAGCTGCAAAGAAAGCCAAAGAACTTCAAGAAGAGATGGCTGCTGAACTAAAGAAAATCAGTTTCTAA
- a CDS encoding AIR synthase-related protein — MDNRYMMRGVSAAKEDVHNAIKNIDKGIFPQAFCKIIPDILGGDPEFCNIMHADGAGTKSSLAYMYWKETGDLSVWKGIAQDAIVMNTDDLLCVGAVDNILVSSTIGRNKMLVPGEVISAIINGTDELLAELREMGIGIYPTGGETADVGDLVRTIIVDSTVTCRMKRSDVIDNANICPGDVIVGLSSTGQATYEKRYNGGMGSNGLTSARHDVFAKYLAEKYPESFDHSVPEDLVYSGKYQLTDGVDGSPLNAGQLVLSPTRTYAPVIKRILDEMRSEVHGMVHCTGGAQTKVLHFVNDNCKVVKDNMFPVPPLFRAIHECSGTDWKEMYQVFNMGHRMEIYVRPEIADKIIEISKSFNIDAQVVGHIEEGPKSLTIKSEFGTFNY; from the coding sequence ATGGACAATAGATATATGATGCGCGGCGTTAGTGCTGCCAAAGAAGATGTACACAACGCTATCAAGAACATTGACAAGGGCATTTTTCCACAAGCATTCTGTAAGATTATCCCCGACATTTTAGGAGGTGACCCTGAGTTTTGTAATATCATGCATGCTGATGGCGCAGGCACAAAATCGAGCCTCGCATACATGTATTGGAAAGAAACTGGTGATCTTTCAGTATGGAAAGGTATAGCACAAGATGCTATTGTAATGAATACTGATGACTTGCTTTGTGTTGGCGCCGTTGACAATATACTTGTTTCAAGTACAATCGGACGCAATAAGATGCTTGTTCCTGGAGAGGTTATTTCGGCTATCATCAATGGTACAGATGAACTTTTAGCAGAATTGCGCGAAATGGGTATTGGCATTTATCCAACTGGTGGCGAAACCGCTGACGTTGGCGATCTGGTAAGAACCATTATTGTTGATTCTACTGTTACATGCCGCATGAAACGTTCTGATGTTATTGATAACGCCAATATCTGCCCAGGCGATGTGATCGTCGGTTTGTCATCAACAGGTCAGGCAACTTATGAGAAGCGCTATAATGGTGGTATGGGTTCGAATGGCTTAACATCAGCGCGTCATGATGTATTTGCAAAATATTTGGCAGAGAAATACCCTGAAAGTTTTGACCATTCTGTTCCTGAGGACTTGGTGTACAGCGGTAAATATCAGCTTACGGATGGTGTTGACGGCTCGCCTCTGAACGCTGGTCAATTAGTTCTCTCCCCTACTCGTACATATGCTCCTGTAATCAAACGTATTTTGGACGAGATGCGTTCAGAAGTTCATGGTATGGTACATTGTACAGGTGGTGCCCAAACTAAAGTGCTTCATTTTGTAAACGACAATTGTAAAGTCGTCAAGGATAACATGTTCCCCGTTCCTCCCTTGTTCCGTGCTATTCACGAATGTTCAGGTACAGATTGGAAAGAAATGTATCAAGTGTTTAATATGGGGCATCGCATGGAAATCTATGTGCGTCCGGAAATAGCAGATAAGATAATCGAAATTTCTAAGAGTTTCAATATAGATGCACAAGTAGTTGGTCATATTGAAGAAGGCCCAAAAAGTCTGACCATTAAGAGTGAGTTCGGTACCTTCAATTATTAA
- a CDS encoding shikimate dehydrogenase: MDKYGLIGYPLGHSFSISYHNQRFADEGINAKYVNFEIPSIDDLPEILSSNPELKGLNVTIPYKEKIMEFLDYVSPEARAIGAVNVVKVIHQGKKILLKGYNSDVIGFTQSIEPMLEDCHKKALILGTGGASKAISYGLKSLGIETVFVSRYERPGTIQYEAITPDIIKEYKIIVNCTPVGMYPKTEECPKLPYEAMDEHTILYDLIYNPDETLFMKRGAQYGAQTKNGLEMLLLQAFASWEFWNSKD, encoded by the coding sequence ATGGATAAATACGGACTTATAGGCTATCCTTTAGGACATTCATTCTCTATCAGTTACCACAACCAACGATTTGCTGACGAAGGGATTAATGCAAAGTACGTAAACTTTGAAATTCCATCTATCGACGATCTTCCGGAAATTTTAAGTTCTAATCCGGAACTTAAAGGATTGAATGTCACTATTCCTTACAAGGAAAAGATTATGGAATTTCTTGATTATGTAAGTCCTGAAGCAAGAGCAATCGGGGCCGTGAATGTTGTCAAAGTGATACATCAGGGCAAGAAAATTCTTTTAAAGGGGTATAATTCGGATGTTATAGGATTTACCCAAAGTATTGAGCCGATGTTAGAAGATTGTCATAAAAAAGCTCTTATTCTCGGTACTGGAGGCGCATCAAAAGCTATTAGTTACGGTCTAAAATCATTAGGTATTGAAACTGTTTTTGTGAGCAGATATGAACGTCCAGGTACAATCCAATATGAAGCTATTACTCCTGACATTATAAAAGAATACAAAATCATAGTTAACTGTACTCCTGTGGGTATGTATCCTAAAACGGAAGAATGTCCTAAACTGCCCTATGAAGCGATGGATGAACACACTATTTTATATGATTTAATATATAACCCTGATGAAACTCTTTTCATGAAACGTGGGGCTCAATATGGAGCACAGACAAAAAATGGGCTCGAAATGCTTCTTTTGCAGGCATTTGCGTCATGGGAGTTCTGGAATAGTAAAGATTAA
- a CDS encoding YgcG family protein — MVAAIGVIVGGGTAMNLGVSIGSLESVRFLFQFFCATFAIITIGGLFADYTFNKQLTAQRHNERRALRKIANNYNDVIRMLESNYRSEKKLTGPFDNNGRERIRRHYESLYLRNKQDFERDSYKLLTSQTNTSATTRHFKLFWKITILLGIICHVAAGTYTLGAVSHLSPVPSASKVPSYTEGDAIAWNAENIPMPHLTDGSRYVSNPDSVVTPQTERQLNSMLKRMDDSLHIESVMVIVRKVENQDVFRFAQDIFDRYKVGKDDRGLVVVLAYEDNKVRTHTGRSLEADLTDIECSRLQQNYAIPFMKSEQPDSGMLYLTQAIYNTLKRKELPTSYSQKLEAEADEAFGVFVLYFLLAGVWFILVKYVYRRYTGRGTSGMLRANPFAKVPVVVVGGGGFGGGRHSGGFGGGFSGGGFSGGSSGGGGATSSW, encoded by the coding sequence ATGGTAGCCGCTATTGGTGTTATTGTCGGTGGTGGTACTGCTATGAATTTGGGCGTAAGTATCGGTTCACTAGAATCGGTTAGGTTCCTTTTCCAATTTTTCTGTGCTACTTTTGCAATAATAACAATTGGTGGTCTTTTTGCCGATTACACTTTCAACAAGCAACTAACGGCTCAGCGACATAATGAGCGAAGAGCTCTCAGAAAGATAGCTAACAACTATAATGATGTGATCCGCATGCTAGAAAGTAATTATAGAAGTGAAAAAAAACTGACAGGACCTTTTGATAATAACGGGCGAGAAAGAATACGCAGGCACTATGAAAGTCTGTATCTAAGAAACAAACAAGACTTCGAACGTGATAGTTACAAATTGCTGACCTCACAAACTAATACGTCAGCTACTACTCGGCATTTTAAACTTTTTTGGAAGATTACAATATTGTTAGGGATAATTTGTCATGTGGCTGCAGGTACATATACATTAGGAGCTGTGAGCCATTTGTCTCCTGTTCCATCAGCTTCGAAAGTTCCTTCATATACAGAAGGTGATGCAATAGCATGGAATGCTGAAAATATTCCGATGCCACATCTTACAGACGGATCTCGCTATGTGTCAAATCCTGATAGCGTAGTGACACCCCAAACAGAGCGTCAACTAAATAGTATGCTTAAGAGAATGGACGATTCGCTTCATATTGAGTCCGTTATGGTAATAGTTCGAAAGGTTGAGAATCAGGATGTGTTCCGATTCGCACAAGATATATTTGATCGATACAAGGTGGGCAAAGATGATCGCGGACTCGTAGTCGTTTTGGCATATGAAGACAATAAGGTGAGAACCCATACTGGTCGCTCTCTTGAAGCCGATCTAACAGATATAGAGTGTTCCAGATTACAGCAGAACTATGCTATACCATTTATGAAAAGTGAACAACCGGATAGTGGTATGCTCTACCTTACTCAGGCTATTTACAACACCTTGAAAAGAAAAGAATTACCAACTTCATACAGTCAAAAACTTGAGGCTGAGGCCGATGAGGCTTTCGGAGTGTTTGTACTTTATTTCCTGCTTGCGGGTGTTTGGTTCATACTTGTAAAATATGTGTATCGTCGCTATACAGGAAGGGGTACAAGTGGTATGCTTCGGGCTAATCCATTTGCGAAAGTACCTGTCGTAGTTGTTGGTGGCGGAGGTTTCGGTGGTGGCAGACACTCTGGAGGTTTTGGTGGAGGATTCTCCGGGGGCGGTTTTTCTGGTGGAAGTTCTGGAGGTGGAGGAGCTACGTCAAGTTGGTAG